GATGATACCGAGGCCGATGGCCATCGGTTGTTCAACAAGAGCTACAGCGAAGGATACACCCTGTAAGGGATCTCCGTTTCTGAAACCAAAAAAAGCTGCCCGCGGGCAGCTTTTTTGTTTCACAGTGGGGGATGAGCAGTTGATGGATAAAACGGTTTGATTTGTGCCAGTGATTTCGGTCTATGTGTGCCACCTTTTTCGGTTCAAACCGTGCCACTTTTTACGGTTCGATTTGTGCCACTTTGAAAAGATCAAGTTATCTTGTCCCTAAAAAAGGGATGCGGTATGGCAAATAAACTTGATCCTATGGATATAAAACAAATTTTAGTCTTAATCAAAGACGGTTTTAGTAACCGCAAGATTGGTGCTACACTTGGTATATCTCGTAATACCGTTAACAGCTATGTACAACAGTTTAAATCAAGTGGTTACAGCATTAGCGAGCTTTTAAACTTTGAAGAGACTCGTTTAAACGAACTCTTCACCAGTAAAACTACTATCGACACTTCCCGGCATGATGATTTAATGTGCTATATTGAGCGCATCAAAGCAGCCCGGAGTCATCCCGGTTTTACTTTTCAGTACCATTATAATGAGTATGTAAATAATGTAAGCAACCCCTACAGCTACACTCAGTTCTTGGAGCACTTCCACCGTAAAAACAGTAAAGTAAAAGGTTCAATGAAGCTTGAGCATATTGCAGGCCATGAGATGTTCGTTGACTTTGCCGGTAAAAGGCTTGAGATAGTAGATAAAGATACGGGTGAGATCAAACAGATTGAAGTCTTCGTATCAATTTTACCCTGTAGTCAATATACTTATGTTGAAGCCTGTGCCACACAGAACCGTAATGATTTTATAAGTTGCTGTAAAAACGCATTACACTTTTATGGCGGTGTTCCAAAGGCAATCGTATCTGACAATCTAAAGTCTGCCGTTACAAGAGCCAGCAAACATGAAGCAGTTATTAACCGCTGCTTCAAAGACTTTGCCAGTTATTACGGTTGTGTTATTAACCCCACAAGAGTGTATGCTCCACAGGATAAAGCATTAGTAGAAAATGCTGTACACCTTACTTATCAAAGAATCTA
This genomic window from Dysgonomonadaceae bacterium zrk40 contains:
- the istA gene encoding IS21 family transposase → MANKLDPMDIKQILVLIKDGFSNRKIGATLGISRNTVNSYVQQFKSSGYSISELLNFEETRLNELFTSKTTIDTSRHDDLMCYIERIKAARSHPGFTFQYHYNEYVNNVSNPYSYTQFLEHFHRKNSKVKGSMKLEHIAGHEMFVDFAGKRLEIVDKDTGEIKQIEVFVSILPCSQYTYVEACATQNRNDFISCCKNALHFYGGVPKAIVSDNLKSAVTRASKHEAVINRCFKDFASYYGCVINPTRVYAPQDKALVENAVHLTYQRIYYPLREMTFFSIEELNREIRRLLTEYNKLLFKRKEASRLELFQTIERGYLKPLPGEQYEIKEYRRAKVQKMGYVYFSPDKSYYSVPYRYIGKQTQIHYTQKHIEVYYNHQRIAIHQRNHSTGSYNTNSDHLSSTHQSYLGWNPDYFKNKAAAHGEHVVSCVEHILASVDYPEIGYKRVTGLLQLHKAYGSERLNRACKMALNAGIPSYTRIKNILKNNMDKALISYNESDSAQSHIPLHHNIRGASSYS